From the Cystobacter ferrugineus genome, the window GAGCCCATGGCGCGCTTCGAGTCGCTGCTGGATCAGGCCGACGCCGAGGCCGACATCGCCCGGGCGCGCGTCCTGTATGCCCAGGCGCAGGCGCTCTTGCTCGACGAGATGGCGGTGATCGCGCCGCTCTACCATCCGGACCGCTACTTCCGGGTCCGCTCCTTCCTGCACGGCGTGGACGTGGACCCCTTCAACTTCCTGTCCCTGCGCGACCTGCGCCGGGCCGGGCCCACCGCGGAGGCGCGCTGAACCATGTCCCCCGTGTTCGTCCGCCTGGGCCGGCAACTGGTGCTCGTTCCCGTGGTGGCGCTCGCGTCCTACTTCCTCATGGCCGCGCTGCCCCTCACGAGCGAGGACGAGTCCAAGCGGCAGGTGCCGCCCGAGGTGCTCGCCTCCTACCGACGGGATCTGGGCCTGGGCGAGCCGCTCGGCTTCCTGCGGCCGTGGCAGAAGCTGGTGCGCGGCGAGCGCCTGGGCACGAGCGCCCAGGGCGTCACCGGGGATGAGCTGGCGTGGAAGCTGTCGGGCAGCGTGGGCGTGGGGCTGGTGGCGCTGGTGCTCGCGCTCGGGTGGGCCCTGGCCTATGCGCTGCTCCGGGCGAGGTGGCGCCGGGGCCGGCTCGCCGTGCTCTCCGACGTGCTGCCCGCCATCGCCTTCGGCACGCCCGTCTTCATCCCCGCGCTGCTGCTCGCCCCCGAGGTGGTGGAGCGCGGCCACCTGCTGCCCGAGCTGTGCGCCGCGCTCGTCATCTCCGTGTGGCCCGGCATCTTCCTGGGCACCCTGGTGGCGGACGCGCTCGACACGGAGCTGGCGCGCGACTACGTGCGCACCGCGCTCGGCAAGGGCCTGTCGCCCCGCGTCGTGCTCTGGCGCCACGTGCTGCCCAACGTGCTGCCCGCCTTGTTGGACGCCGTGGGCCCCGTGGCCACCGCCCTGCTCGCCGGCTCCTTCGCCGCCGAGCGCGTCTTCGGCCTGCCCTACTTCGGCCAGCTCTACGTCCTCGCCGTGCTCCAGAAGCAGGTGGCCGTCGTGGTGGTGTCCACCACCGTGTTCGCCTCGCTGCTCGTCGTCGTCGGCCTGGCGGTGGAGGTCGTGCGCTTGTTCGTGGATCCCCGCGCGCGGGAGGTCTCCTCATGAGCCGCGTTCCCCCGAGGGCCTGGGTCGGGCTCGTGCTGCTGGTGGGCCTGGGGCTCGCGAGCTGGCTGGCGGGCCGGATGTTTCCCGAGGCCCTGTCCCACACCTGTCCCCTGGGGATGGATCCTTCCCACCCGGATCGGAGTGTGTGCGAGCTGGCGTTCGGGGGCTTGTGGGTCTCCCTGGTGGTGGGCCTGGCGGCCGGAGCGGTGTCCACGGCGGTGGGGCTCGGGGTGGCGATGGCGGCCCGGGGCGCGGGGGGTTGGGTGGAGCACCAGATCCTGCGCGGGGTGGATGCCTTCTTCGCCCTGCCGGACGTGCTGGTGGTGATGGTGCTGCAACTGGCCGGTCAGTCCCTCCTGGACGCCGGGCAGGCAGGCGGGCTCGGCCCCTTCGGCCTGATGGTGGTGTCCCTGGCGCTGGTGGGGTGGGCGGGGCCGGCACGCATGTTCCGCAACCGGCTCGCCACCCTGGAGGCCCAGGAGTTCGTCGCCGCCTCCCGGGCGCTCGGGGCGGGACGGTGGCACCTCTTGCGCGTCCACCTCTGGCCGGCCCTGCGTCCCTTCGTGCTCGCCGTCTTCCTCAGCCGCCTGCCCACGGCGATCCTCACCGAGTCCACCATCAGCTTCTTCGGCATCGCCCGGATGGAGCCCATGTCGCTCGGCCGCTACCTCGGCACGAGCTATGCCGCGCTCATCTACGAAGGAGGCGCACGCGTGGTGCTACCCGCGTGGATACTCCTGGTGCTGGTGGTGCTTGGCGCCTCTCTTGCTTCCCAGGGACTTGGGGCGGGAACGCGCCGCGTCTAGGCCGGGGGGGGAGGCGGTTCCGAAGGGCAGTGCCTAATGTGGAATCCCAGGCCCGGATGCAGCCGTTGCCTGTCAAATGAACTCTCTCACTTCAGCGAAGGTTGCCATGCCCACCGTCAACGAGGAGCTTCCCATCGCCACGGGTCACGCCCGGACCCGGGAT encodes:
- a CDS encoding ABC transporter permease subunit, whose translation is MSPVFVRLGRQLVLVPVVALASYFLMAALPLTSEDESKRQVPPEVLASYRRDLGLGEPLGFLRPWQKLVRGERLGTSAQGVTGDELAWKLSGSVGVGLVALVLALGWALAYALLRARWRRGRLAVLSDVLPAIAFGTPVFIPALLLAPEVVERGHLLPELCAALVISVWPGIFLGTLVADALDTELARDYVRTALGKGLSPRVVLWRHVLPNVLPALLDAVGPVATALLAGSFAAERVFGLPYFGQLYVLAVLQKQVAVVVVSTTVFASLLVVVGLAVEVVRLFVDPRAREVSS
- a CDS encoding ABC transporter permease translates to MSRVPPRAWVGLVLLVGLGLASWLAGRMFPEALSHTCPLGMDPSHPDRSVCELAFGGLWVSLVVGLAAGAVSTAVGLGVAMAARGAGGWVEHQILRGVDAFFALPDVLVVMVLQLAGQSLLDAGQAGGLGPFGLMVVSLALVGWAGPARMFRNRLATLEAQEFVAASRALGAGRWHLLRVHLWPALRPFVLAVFLSRLPTAILTESTISFFGIARMEPMSLGRYLGTSYAALIYEGGARVVLPAWILLVLVVLGASLASQGLGAGTRRV